TGCTTTACTTCTACGCTAATAAAATGGTGATGCTGATTTCAAATGATCTGGATTTTTTTGCAATGTCAGAACTTTTATAAGATCTGCTTGTCAGGAAACacttgatttaaaaacaaaacaaaacaaaaaaagatttgtttgcAGTACTGAGTAAATCGGCaaagatttacattttatttttcagaacaaAGTAATACCTTGTCTGTATTTCCTGCTTTTTTCATTAAAGTCTATACACATTCatcagtaataaatgtacataaaagAGTAATAACGAGTACATAAGAGTACATAACTGTTGTTGTCTTCTCTGATTCTGTAAGTGGAAGAAGTTTGTGGTTTGAGGTTGAGAAGAAGGCTGAGAGAGTAGGAACAGTCTCCACCTTAAACCACCCACTTTCAGATCCCTTGAACAGAGGTGGCTTTAACATTTACAAATTTTACCTCCTTGCTATGGAAACACTGGCAACCTGCCCAAGCAAAGTCTACCCCAAGACTACAGTtaacaaaaacatgaataaaaattaaagcCTGTTCTGTATAACACAGTAACAGAAGGTTTCTTTCATCACTATCGTACACACGTACAGTGATATTCTGTATTCCTGTGTAagttattcatttcattattcagttcagttttatttggatAGCACTTggacaatggacattgtctaaaagcagaaatataaaaatctagAATAAAGATtttgaaattaaaattaatattcaccttaatgagcaagccagaagcAACCATGTTGAGGAAATACTAACAGAGacgatatgaagaagaaacattCATAAGAACCAGACTcactcatttgggtgacactggagagtgtgattataaataataacaccTAGCCTCAGAATAAAGCTTTTTCCAGTGGAACGAAATAAGTTCAtctgaatatactgtataacttGATATTTAACATCAGGTCTTCATCAGAAATCAGTGTGAACTTCATGCAAAGGCATGTTTATAAATCCCAGTGGTATGACATGGTACTCTTAATTCCCTTCCATGGTGTAGAATTCCGTTCACTTTTGAGGGAACTCGACATTGCATCATGGCAGATGTTAGGGGAATGCATCTTtgctgagactgtgtctgtgtgaaatcacagctcaggtaggtcatgtgacaaagCGGGGTGTGCCagcacattactccagcttctttgtcttcaggaagtgctgtgtttatgtttgtgccAATTGTTTGTCCCATCTGTCTAGAAAAGAAgatgtatataaaaaattagGAAAGATGGCGAGCAATCGTTCAGAAAGTGCATGCATCCGTGTCCATACATTACAAAGGACGACTCACATTTTTGTTTGGCATGCACAGCTCTCCATATAATGTCTCGGATATAATGCATCCATTTCAGCTCTGGGAGCTTTGTGATGTCTCCCAACCTGGATGAGGATATAAAGCAGCAGttgaggatgtggtagcttagtggttaaggcattgaaCTACTAACTGGAAGGTTGTGACTTTGAATCCCAAGACCACCAAGCCACCACTGCTGGGtcactgagcaaggcccttaaggctcaattgctcagttgtataataaGAGGTAacatgtaagtcgctctggataaagggtgactgccaaatgctagaaatgttgACGCCGCTGCGTTCTGTGGTGTTCAAAGTGCTCCTTGTGGTGATTACACATGCTGTTGCTTAGGTTGGCCTGATGAAATGGTAAGCGTTGGCCGCTCTAAGCTGGATGACTGCTAACTTCATGCCACTTTCCACCTCCGTGCATGCATACATTCAGTCAGATTTCCTTCATCTCTTATTTACACTCCCACCCATGAACACAGACTTCCTCTCTACTGTCACCTTGATATCTCTGAGCTCAGAGTGTAGCTACGTGTCTAGTAGCCATCCTAGAGAATGGGGAAAATGTGCAGTCCTGATTAATCCTGTTTCTCATTGTAGCAGCTGGTAGCCAATAAAATATGATGAAACATATTAAAGAATGTGTTTGTTTGACATCTTAGATGGTTAAATATGCTAATGCTGACTTTGTAGATCTTTGTGGAACAAATAatgagcaacacaatattaattcTATTACATGTATGTAACAAGACAGACTGTATGTGTTTTTGCCTAGAATGTATTATTTCATGGGGGTGAAACCTCAAATCTCGCCTCACAAATGATAAAATATGCTGTATGACAGGACCTTGCTGAATAAATTACGGAAATTAGCGAGCTATGATTTTACACTGTTAAGATTTAAACAGTGTGTTAGACATTACCAAGACTGGAACCCAAGCTACTGGTGTCAGTACAGTAATACATCACACATCCGCGAGGTTATGTTCCAGGACGCATTGTGAATGTCAAGGTTTTGCGGATGTGCGgtggagtcactaaaaatgctaatactgtactgtaaatgcttatttttagaatttaaaCCTTAAATATTATCCcaatcatgctcccaaaacactttaatttcatttaaaagttagcttaatacattacccttaaaaaagaaataaatgtttgacgtaaaaatagagtacagtatcacctgtataaaaaaacaaggaaaaatcactgagatcacttatTAACCATGACATCACGCATACAAAGCATCctagctaccagccaatcagcagttAGGTGAAACTGCTCTttgattggctacttccaacgTCGTAATGGCTGCACTGCACGTATGTGATATTGGCGACGTtcgatatcattaaaataacatttatattttatttatatattatatattttgttgattttacttttatatttatattactaaattaataaactaaatttttcttaataatttcgcattaaaaagcatgaaaatgtataaatggccATGAAATTAGCcgtaaacacttttgcaggattttgcgGGATTGCAAAAAATTTGCggatgcaaattagttaggttccaaAGAAAATTCCTCTGATCAATGAAGCCACGAATCGTATGACACGGCTCTGTGAGGTATTACCGTATAGACGGATCTGAGACAGGACTGTGTCCTTTTActgttaaatgattaaatatacaGCAGATGTATTGTTGGCCAATGAAATATTCAgctatgcttttattttttaaatttattttattgataacACTGAAAATGTAAAGTCTAAACACTTCGATGTGAATATGTTTCTTGGTGCACTCTTCACCACTCACTTCCCTTCTGCTTGCCAGTTACAAACAAACATGTAGGTGGAATGGAAATTTAAAGTGAACATGTGACTTGTTCCAGCCAATGAGATGAAAGTCTCCAGTATGAAATTCTCAGAGGTTTGGTCTCTAAATTCTTTCAACACCTCGACCCAAAGATCATGTCATTTAAGGGAATGGCTCCACTCTGGATTGTGTTATTTCTTGAAATATGTAAGtcttatacttttttttaaatttaaatttattattataatgtttgtTCATGTATAAATCATCAGTCGCACTGGATCTGACTTGAATTGATGTTCTAGTTCCAGCCTATGCTGAGGATTTTAACCCATCATCATTTGTCTCAGTGAAGTCTGGAGAACGTCTTACTCTGAACTGCACATTTCGAGATCAACACATTAAAGAACTTATGGTTTGGTACAAGCAAAAATTTGGACAGATGCCTCGGGAAGTGGGGAAAACAACAGGACTTAAAGACACCCAAATGTCACCTGAGTTCAGCTCAGGATTTAAAGTAGATGAGATCTTGAATGGCATTTCTTTAACAATTCTTCGGACCAACAAAGCTGATGAAGGACTGTATTTCTGTGGAGTATATAGTTGGGGCAAATTAAAGTTTTCCAATGGAACATTTGTAGCCGTGACaggtaaatcacacacacacacacacacacacaatataaacgTATATACAGAGTGTTAAAAATTATCTTTagaaatttttcttttcatttcaatataGATAGTCAGTTGTGTATAAATATTGGAATTGTTCCATTTTAGAAAAAAGTTAACACataaaatatttctgaataCCAAATTCTGACTTTATTATATAATCTGAAGGCAAGAATCGCTGCCTTTATTAAAATCATGGTTGTAGATGTGTTACAGTTTCCATGACAAAATTACTGGTGCTTATATTAtcattaatatgtaatatgtaaataagaaatgttatgttaaatgttaaaaatgtcatacatatataaaaaaaatacactttttgTGTGTCTAAATATACTTGCTGCCAAATTctgtttgttaattatttttgtaGTTTGGTATTAtagatgaataatttttttcttgtgtattttttataatgaatatataaaataatttattttggaaataaaattaaaattgtaattaaaattacactTACACTCCCATCCCACAAGACATACAGTTAGTGTTGAAAAGaatgataaaatatgaatataacaatatacataaatatattctTTTGTTATATCATTTGCTATTTCATGAATAATGATTAATACTCTTCTTTTATGTGAATTTTTATGAATGAAGGCTAAAATTATTGAATTTTCTCCTGTCTTATTGTGACCATGTTCATCACTGAATGCCTTTCATGTCCCATGCctcagtggtggttaatatgaagctcactTAAAAATAGACACTCAGGAATTTAATCTGTAGAGTTTCataagtgttttgtttttctatagcctactaggggcgatATATTACTAGAAATgttcccaaaaaacaaaaatttgtatcttcaaagtaaatgttgatatcaaacccatttctgttctctaAGATGCTTCAAGTGCTTgatcatctaaaaagcagctcaaatttgttCTTCAActagtaaaattctgtgtaaggttctccaacagagggaaaaacacttctaaaacacactgaaagtcctgactcattttagatcagactaaCAGCTTGAACATCTTTCCTTTGTTGAAATCTGATTGAAATTGATGTCCCTAATCCATTTACCCCTGTACTGGTTAAAAAggttaaataatttattacatttttatgtttaatttctAACATTTGTTTTTTCGCCTTtgacattataatatatatatatatatatacattgctTATTTtgctaatgtttttgtttttgtaaagaactgtacatatttcatattttcataaGGCTTTTATAAGTTTAAGAGTATTAATAAGTAAATTTTGATTTCAGTGTATAAATAATTGCAACCCAAATCTACAATTTCTATATCCCACTGAACAGATGACAGAGATGTAAAAGTGTCAGTGTTGCAGCGCGGCATGTCGGACTCGGTTCCTGCAGGAGCCTCAGTGACTCTGCAGTGCTCGGTTCTCTCTGAGAACAGAGCAGCAGAACTCCAAGTGCTCTGGTTCAGAGCTGCTCCACCACAATCCCATCCTcaaatcatttacactcatcacaaCAGCAGCCATCAGTGTGAGAGCGgctcttctacacacacctgtgtgtacaACTTCACCAAGAACATCCTCAGCCTCAGTGATACTGGAACTTACTACTGCGCTGTGGCCCTGTGTGGGAAGATCATATTTGGGAACGGGACACAAGTACATATAGGTGTGAATAAGTTCACTGAGCAACGTTTCAGTAAGTGTGTAACTGTTCTTTGTATCATTTGCTTGGTTTtagttgtaaatattttaaatttcaCCATGGTTCTACAATCAACAATATTCatcatgtttatttatctacagAGGGATCAGATTCTGTAGTGATCTGCCTTGCCGTAGCATTGGCAGTGTGTGTGGTAGCAAATTGTGCTCAAGTTGTTTTATACtgtaagaaacaaaacacaggtAGGCTTTTATTctactgtcaaaaaaaaaaattgagctgAGGTTTATTATATCCAATTGAACAtcgtttaaaatat
This genomic stretch from Hemibagrus wyckioides isolate EC202008001 linkage group LG08, SWU_Hwy_1.0, whole genome shotgun sequence harbors:
- the LOC131358343 gene encoding uncharacterized protein LOC131358343, which produces MSFKGMAPLWIVLFLEIFPAYAEDFNPSSFVSVKSGERLTLNCTFRDQHIKELMVWYKQKFGQMPREVGKTTGLKDTQMSPEFSSGFKVDEILNGISLTILRTNKADEGLYFCGVYSWGKLKFSNGTFVAVTDDRDVKVSVLQRGMSDSVPAGASVTLQCSVLSENRAAELQVLWFRAAPPQSHPQIIYTHHNSSHQCESGSSTHTCVYNFTKNILSLSDTGTYYCAVALCGKIIFGNGTQVHIGVNKFTEQRFKGSDSVVICLAVALAVCVVANCAQVVLYCKKQNTVRHLQGSLMEKANNQGRDAVELNYAALNFSERKIQSGRAKKRHHQDTVYSDVTYTPAT